The following are encoded in a window of Esox lucius isolate fEsoLuc1 chromosome 14, fEsoLuc1.pri, whole genome shotgun sequence genomic DNA:
- the stc1l gene encoding stanniocalcin 1, like, whose product MLAKFGLFAVVLILGSSATAYDADLEESSPRRARFSSNSPSEVAMCLNGAIDVGCGTFACLENSTCDTDGMHDICHLFLHTASIFNTQGKTFVKDSLRCIANGVTSKVFQTIRRCGVFQRMISEVQEECYSKLDLCGVARSNPEAIGEVVQIPAHFPNRYYSTLLQSLLACDEETVSVVRAGLVPRLGPDMETLFQLLQSKPCPQGSDMVSKSAPPGWRWPMGSPSFNIQPNIRGRDPTHLFARKRSVEDLEGEME is encoded by the exons ATGCTCGCCAAGTTCGGTCTGTTCGCAGTCGTCCTCATCCTGGGGAGCTCTGCCACCGCCTACGACGCCGACCTGGAGGAATCCTCTCCTCGTCGGGCTCGCTTCTCCTCCAATAGCCCAT ctgagGTGGCTATGTGTTTAAACGGTGCTATAGATGTGGGTTGTGGAACGTTTGCATGCCTGGAGAATTCAACCTGTGACACGGATGGCATGCACGACATCTGTCACCTGTTCCTCCACACTGCATCGATCTTCAACACACAG GGTAAGACATTCGTTAAAGACAGTCTAAGATGTATTGCCAACGGGGTCACGTCTAAAGTGTTCCAGACCATCAGGCGCTGTGGAGTTTTTCAAAGGATGATCTCTGAG GTCCAGGAAGAGTGTTACAGTAAATTGGACCTCTGTGGTGTTGCTCGCTCTAACCCTGAGGCCATTGGCGAGGTAGTACAGATACCTGCACACTTCCCAAACAG ATACTACAGCACTCTCCTTCAGTCTCTGCTGGCCTGTGATGAGGAGACCGTGTCCGTTGTTAGGGCGGGGCTTGTTCCTAGGCTTGGGCCAGACATGGAGACCCTTTTCCAACTCCTGCAGAGTAAGCCATGCCCTCAGGGTTCTGACATGGTGTCCAAATCCGCCCCTCCCGGCTGGCGCTGGCCAATGGGGTCACCCTCCTTCAACATCCAGCCCAACATCAGAGGAAGAGATCCCACCCACCTGTTTGCTAGGAAACGCTCTGTGGAGGAtttggagggagagatggagtag